The genomic segment GATGCAATATGGCCTGTTCCCAAACACTTAAAGCATTTGATATCTCTATATCTAGGAGGTAGAGTATCAGATTTTACCTTATTTGGTGCTCCTCCatctttgtttgttttgaaGGTTTCAACATTAGGCCTTTCATCCTTTCCACTACAATTCGATTCCCATGTTGAAGAAGAACTTGAATTTTGCCCAATTCGTGTGGACCCCTTTCTCCTCAATTGTCGCTCCACTTTAATGGCCATGTGCACCATGTCATCTAACTCAACGTAATGTTGTAATTCGACCACATCTGCAATATCACGGTTCAATCCAACTAGGAACCTGGCCATGGTAGTTTCTCGGTCCTCCTCCACATTGGCTCGAATCATGGCTATTTCCATCTCCTTGTGGTAGTCCTCAACACTTTTGGAACCTTGAGTAAGGCGTTGCAACTTCTGAAATAAGTCCCTATAGTAGTGACTTGGAATGAATCGCCTCCTCATAatagccttcatttcttcccatgTCTCAATGGGCCTTTCATGATTCCGTCTCCTGCTCAAAATAAGTTGATCCCACCAAATAATAGCATAATCAGTAAATTCGATGGTGGccaattttacctttttcaatTCAGAGTACTTGTGACAAGAAAACACCATTTCAACctttgtctcccacttcaaATAAACTTCTGGATCGTTTTTTCCTTGGAAAGATGGAATCTGCATCTTAATGTTGTCCAAGTTATTATCAATCCTTTCTCCATGTCTAACTCCTCTATCTCTATTCCCACGCCTAATTCGGCCTACACTTACATTAGAGGAacgatcatcatcatctaggTCATCCCCATAGTCATCTTCATAATCATACCTAGGTGGATGCCTCTCTCTTCGTTGCAC from the Diospyros lotus cultivar Yz01 unplaced genomic scaffold, ASM1463336v1 superscaf1, whole genome shotgun sequence genome contains:
- the LOC127792786 gene encoding uncharacterized protein LOC127792786, which produces MSRENEAQEKIDFKLFFQSLEQKFERMEMRFDEINEKIDKVESSSQRGQPPRAPTVQRRERHPPRYDYEDDYGDDLDDDDRSSNVSVGRIRRGNRDRGVRHGERIDNNLDNIKMQIPSFQGKNDPEVYLKWETKVEMVFSCHKYSELKKVKLATIEFTDYAIIWWDQLILSRRRNHERPIETWEEMKAIMRRRFIPSHYYRDLFQKLQRLTQGSKSVEDYHKEMEIAMIRANVEEDRETTMARFLVGLNRDIADVVELQHYVELDDMVHMAIKVERQLRRKGSTRIGQNSSSSSTWESNCSGKDERPNVETFKTNKDGGAPNKVKSDTLPPRYRDIKCFKCLGTGHIAS